A genomic window from Salvelinus alpinus chromosome 10, SLU_Salpinus.1, whole genome shotgun sequence includes:
- the LOC139532965 gene encoding uncharacterized protein has translation MLLKTFCALWAISTVISAAVFLKKDDAHLVLDRARRANSGYFEEMKQGNLERECVEEICNYEEAREVFEDDAQTKKFWLTYTGQDPCLVNPCKNNGTCVYMNDSYTCQCLEGYEGKYCQKVFEDTLKCLSLNGECEHFCNNSGSRSKCSCAPGYALGEDGRECVAQVQYPCGKIPGLEAPMSQAQVRLVGGNHCPKGACPWQVLLEHKGTSLCGGVIVHPDWVITAAHCVVDRDTKDLMVVTGEHNIDVEEGSEQKIHVARAIPYNLYDPATGDSDIALLRLREPVTLGPDAVPICLPQQHFAKSELAAVRFHTLSGWGKRTNGGNDPQPGTPPAPSSPFLRRLAVPILPNSECTLKSGFNFTQNMLCAGYMEGNQEACRGDDGSPLVTYYGTTHFLMGVVGWGKGCPKQGYYGVYTTVANYLDWAEEVMNAPSVSAPVPSVSAPVMPFLLEMALDEVQIQQATEKLLPPPPNVKCTFKWSLPSLSALLSSELCSTEQPGVERCLTQRSGHVSAVPDLFPSPAAARRGVRGQACCDDDNSLIDDQDGKDDDDNDDDDIFLNSDDANQVLNRRRRANSPFEEWRQGDMERECMEERCDREEAREIFEDDKLTTEFWNTYYDGDACVSKPCVHNGVCKDGIGLYTCFCLAGFQGHNCEIAIPELCENKNGDCDHFCHVKKDSVQCSCADGYYLDTDDKSCLSNEAFKCGFVVSKNTRTIFIYQPNTTATNTTEKTNMMEDPIRETARNVTQQREIQYTYEDGVNDTVKEKPIYAEARGNTRIVDGEACPPGECPWQAFLVNHEDRGFCGGTILNKYFILTAAHCMNQTRSFYVVLGEFDTEVKDGQEAIHQVEQVFIHKSYISTTYHNDISLVMLKDPIKFTQYILPACLPERDFAEKVLMKQPHGLVSGFGRVGEAKQPSTILLRLTVPYVPRATCLQSSQHKISNRMFCAGYDKEKKDACQGDSGGPHVTRYGDTWFVTGVVSWGEGCAREGKYGIYTQVSKYINWIRPVMGKFLPKEGGKRKTRGTGRMHSMMWV, from the exons GTCAGGACCCCTGTCTGGTCAACCCATGCAAAAACAACGGAACTTGTGTTTACATGAATGACTCTTACACATGTCAATGTCTGGAAGGCTATGAAGGAAAATACTGTCAGAAAG TATTTGAGGACACCCTGAAATGCCTCTCCCTTAACGGGGAGTGCGAGCACTTCTGTAACAATTCTGGGTCAAGAAGCAAGTGTTCCTGCGCTCCTGGTTACGCCCTGGGAGAGGACGGAAGAGAGTGTGTTGCCCAAG TTCAGTATCCGTGTGGTAAAATCCCAGGCTTGGAAGCTCCGATGAGCCAGGCACAAGTCAGACTGGTCGGTGGGAACCACTGTCCCAAAGGAGCCTGTCCATGGCAG GTCCTATTGGAGCATAAAGGCACTAGTCTGTGTGGTGGGGTCATAGTTCATCCTGACTGGGTCATCACTGCTGCCCACTGTGTCGTGGATAGAGACACCAAGGACCTGATGGTGGTCACAG GGGAACACAACATTGACGTAGAAGAGGGCAGCGAGCAGAAGATTCACGTGGCCAGAGCCATACCCTACAACCTGTACGACCCGGCAACAGGTGACAGTGACATCGCCCTGCTGCGTCTGAGAGAGCCTGTAACTCTGGGCCCTGACGCTGTACCCATCTGCCTGCCTCAGCAACACTTCGCCAAGAGCGAGCTGGCGGCCGTCCGCTTTCACACCCTTAGCGGCTGGGGGAAGCGCACCAACGGGGGCAACGATCCCCAACCTGGCACCCCGCCAGCCCCCTCCTCGCCCTTCCTCCGCAGGCTAGCCGTGCCCATCCTGCCCAACTCTGAGTGCACCCTCAAGAGCGGCTTCAACTTCACCCAGAACATGCTGTGTGCCGGCTACATGGAGGGGAACCAGGAGGCCTGTAGGGGGGACGACGGGAGCCCCCTGGTCACTTACTACGGGACCACCCACTTCCTGATGGGCGTGGTGGGCTGGGGGAAGGGCTGCCCCAAACAGGGTTACTATGGCGTCTACACTACCGTAGCCAACTACCTGGACTGGGCTGAGGAGGTGATGAATGCTCCTTCAGTCAGTGCCCCGGTGCCTTCAGTCAGTGCCCCGGTGATGCCATTCCTGCTAGAGATGGCATTAGATGAGGTTCAGATTCAGCAGGCTACGGAGAAGTTATTGCCACCACCTCCCAATGTAAAGTGTACATTTAAGTG gTCATTGCCCTCCCTCTCCGCCCTGCTCTCTTCAGAGTTGTGCTCCACAGAGCAGCCAGGAGTAGAGAGGTGCCTCACCCAGAGATCAGGCCATGTTTCggctgtcccagacctgtttccTTCTCCTGCTGCTGCACGGCGTGGCGTCCGAGG ACAAGCATGTTGTGATGATGACAACAGCCTAATTGATGATCAAGATGGAaaagatgatgatgataatgatgatgatgata TCTTCCTGAACAGTGACGATGCTAACCAGGTTCTGAACCGGCGGCGGCGGGCCAACAGCCCATTTGAGGAGTGGCGgcagggagacatggagagagagtgtATGGAGGAACGCTGTGACAGAGAGGAGGCTAGGGAAATCTTTGAGGACGACAAACTGACT ACTGAATTCTGGAACACATATTACG ATGGAGATGCCTGTGTGTCTAAGCCATGTGTCCACAATGGGGTCTGCAAGGACGGGATTGGGTTGTACACCTGCTTCTGTCTCGCTGGATTCCAGGGGCACAACTGTGAGATTG CCATTCCTGAGCTGTGTGAGAATAAGAATGGAGACTGTGATCACTTCTGCCACGTGAAGAAGGACAGTGTGCAATGCTCCTGTGCCGATGGCTACTATCTGGACACAGACGACAAGTCCTGCCTTTCCAacg AGGCCTTTAAGTGTGGCTTTGTGGTATCCAAGAACACCCGCACCATCTTCATCTACCAGCCTAACACCACTGCCACCAACACCACTGAAAAGACCAACATGATGGAGGACCCTATCAGGGAAACGGCCAGGAACGTTACCCAACAGAGAGAAATCCAATATACATATGAGGATGGCGTTAACGACACGGTGAAGGAGAAGCCAATCTATGCCGAGGCGAGAGGCAACACCCGTATTGTCGATGGGGAGGCGTGTCCTCCAGGAGAATGTCCCTGGCAG gcTTTCCTGGTAAACCACGAGGACAGGGGCTTCTGTGGAGGAACCATCCTGAATAAGTACTTCATCTTAACGGCAGCACATTGCATGAACCAGACACGCTCCTTTTACGTTGTCCTCG GAGAGTTTGACACGGAGGTGAAGGATGGGCAGGAGGCCATCCACCAGGTGGAACAGGTGTTCATCCACAAGTCCTACATCTCCACCACCTATCACAACGACATCTCCCTCGTCATGCTGAAGGACCCTATCAAGTTCACCCAGTACATCCTCCCCGCCTGCCTGCCCGAACGCGACTTTGCAGAGAAG GTGTTGATGAAACAGCCCCACGGGCTGGTGAGTGGGTTCGGCCGCGTGGGGGAGGCCAAGCAGCCGTCCACCATCCTGCTGCGTCTGACCGTGCCCTACGTACCCCGGGCCACCTGCCTTCAGTCCAGCCAGCACAAGATCTCCAACCGCATGTTCTGCGCCGGCTACGATAAGGAGAAGAAGGACGCATGCCAGGGGGACAGCGGCGGACCCCACGTCACCCGTTACGGGGACACTTGGTTTGTGACGGGCGTGGTGAGCTGGGGCGAGGGGTGCGCCCGTGAGGGCAAGTACGGCATCTACACGCAGGTGTCCAAGTACATCAACTGGATCCGGCCGGTCATGGGAAAGTTTCTCcccaaggagggagggaagaggaagacGAGGGGGACAGGTAGAATGCACTCAATGATGTGGGTTTGA
- the prozb gene encoding protein Z, vitamin K-dependent plasma glycoprotein b, with product MWIVMGSWRRWWFLSLSLLSGVLLVCSYGRVFRPPAHASTVFLRSKRANAFFLEEMLQGNLERECYEETCNYEEAREYFEDTPKTDTFWNVYVDGDQCKPNPCLHGGSCKDSIGGYTCSCTELYHGKNCETDISQCPTKGPFSCDHFCSPNFGSYQCSCTTGYKIHSDKRSCIPAVKHPCGRLQPTNQINIAYHVCPHNRCPWQVVFVDEAGVELCSGVILGPQAVLTSASCLYMGKKVHSMQTGASDNSVRIPLSTQLYIHNRHERGSLEDDLALVRLNEPLPYGPSVSHLCLPTKDFSENVLMSPGREGVARGPDKFRGESHGPPVLSYLKAEGCRNQVNVSQPLTNKMFCMGSQKGFCGTELTRFNETDLKPGLMRNCSLLSGTPVVTVERGTAFLTGLLLTPPTSHGCEQTLLFTKLSRYLQWIQQRLEMTEMRMTPQMTHDPPGPYV from the exons ATGTGGATTGTAATGGGCTCGTGGAGGCGATGgtggtttctgtctctctctcttctgagcGGTGTCCTCCTGGTCTGCAGCTATGGGAGAG TGTTCAGACCCCCTGCGCACGCCAGCACGGTCTTCCTACGGTCGAAGCGAGCGAATGCGTTCTTCTTGGAGGAGATGCTTCAGGGGAAcctggagagagagtgttatgagGAGACCTGCAACTACGAGGAGGCCAGGGAGTACTTTGAAGACACACCCAAAACT GACACTTTCTGGAATGTCTACGTAG aTGGGGACCAGTGCAAACCCAATCCCTGTCTCCATGGTGGCAGCTGCAAGGACAGCATTGGAGGTTACACCTGTAGCTGCACAGAGCTGTACCACGGGAAGAACTGTGAAACAG ATATCTCTCAGTGCCCCACTAAGGGGCCCTTCTCCTGTGACCACTTCTGCAGTCCCAACTTTGGATCATACCAGTGCTCCTGCACCACAGGGTACAAGATTCACAGTGATAAGAGGAGCTGCATACCTGCAG TTAAGCACCCCTGTGGAAGACTCCAGCCAACAAACCAAATCAACATAGCTTATCACGTCTGTCCACACAACCGCTGTCCATGGCAA GTGGTGTTTGTGGATGAGGCTGGTGTGGAGCTGTGTAGTGGGGTGATCCTGGGGCCTCAGGCAGTCCTGACCTCAGCTAGCTGCCTATACATGGGAAAGAAAGTCCACAGCATGCAGACAG GTGCCTCAGATAATAGTGTGAGGATCCCTCTATCGACCCAGTTGTACATTCACAACCGCCACGAGAGAGGCAGTCTGGAGGACGACCTGGCCTTGGTGAGACTGAATGAGCCCCTTCCCTATGGCCCCTCTGTCTCCCACCTGTGCCTGCCCACTAAGGATTTCAGTGAGAACGTGTTGATGAGTCCAGGAAGGGAGGGGGTGGCCAGGGGTCCGGACAAGTTCCGGGGGGAATCCCACGGCCCCCCTGTTCTCTCCTACCTGAAAGCGGAGGGCTGTCGAAACCAGGTGAACGTCTCCCAGCCCCTCACCAACAAGATGTTCTGTATGGGGAGCCAGAAGGGCTTCTGTGGGACTGAGTTGACTAGGTTTAATGAGACAGACCTCAAACCAGGACTAATGAGGAACTGCAGCCTCTTGTCCGGGACCCCCGTTGTGACTGTGGAGAGGGGTACAGCGTTCCTAACAGGCCTGCTCCTTACGCCACCCACGTCACATGGCTGTGAACAAACCCTGTTGTTCACCAAGCTGTCTCGCTACTTGCAATGGATCCAGCAGCGCCTGGAGATGACAGAGATGAGGATGACACCACAAATGACCCACGACCCACCTGGACCTTATGTGTAA
- the pcid2 gene encoding PCI domain-containing protein 2, which translates to MAHITINQYLQQVYDAIDNHEGSFCAELLSFKHPHVANPRLQLASPEEKCQQVLEVPYDEMVAAHLRCTYAVSNHDFVEAYKCQTLVVQSFLRAFQSHKEENWALPVMFAVTLDLRIFANNAEQQLLRKGKGKLGDMLEKAAEQLMGCFRVCASDNRAGIDDSKKWGMLFLINQLFKIYFKINKLHLCKPLIRAIDSSNLKDDYSMAQRVTYKYYVGRKAMFDSDYKPAEEYLSFSFQHCHRSSQRNKRMILIYLLPVKMLLGHMPNHQLLRKYDLMQFADVTKAVSEGNLLLLNEALAKHENFFIRCGIFLILEKLKIITYRNLFKKVYQLLKTHQLPLDAFLVALKMMQVEEVDIDEVQCILANLICEGHIKGYISHQHQKLVVSKANPFPLLSSSS; encoded by the exons ATGGCGCACATAACAATCAACCAGTATCTCCAACAG GTGTATGATGCCATTGATAATCATGAGGGGAGCTTTTGTGCAGAACTGCTGTCATTCAAACACCCACATGTGGCTAACCCACGTCTCCAG CTCGCCAGTCCAGAGGAGAAGTGCCAACAGGTGCTGGAAGTCCCGTACGATGAGATGGTTGCAGCTCACTTGAGGTGCACCTATGCAGTGTCCAACCACGACTTTGTTGAGGCGTACAAATGTCAGACGTTGGTGGTCCA GTCATTCTTGAGGGCCTTCCAATCTCACAAAGAGGAGAACTG GGCCTTGCCAGTGATGTTCGCTGTTACGCTGGACCTGCGGATATTTGCCAACAAT GCAGAGCAGCAGCTCCTGAGGAAGGGAAAAGGCAAACTGGGAGACATGCTGGAGAAAGCTGCTGAACAACTGATGGGCTGTTTCAGAGTGTGTGCCAGCGACAA TCGGGCTGGGATTGACGACTCCAAGAAGTGGGGAATGTTGTTTCTCATCAATCAGCTCTTCAAGATCTACTTCAAG atcaACAAGCTACACCTGTGTAAGCCACTGATCCGAGCCATCGACAGCTCCAACCTGAAGGATGATTACAGTATGGCCCAGAGAGTCACCTACAAATACTACGTAGGCCGCAAGGCCATGTTCGACAGCGACTACAAGCCAGCCGAGGAGTACCTGTCCTTCTCCTTCCAGCACTGCCACCGCTCCAGCCAGAGGAACAAACGCATGATCCTCATCTACCTACTGCCTGTCAAGATGTTGCTG GGTCACATGCCTAATCACCAGCTGCTCAGGAAGTACGACCTCATGCAGTTTGCCGACGTCACGAAAGCTGTGAG TGAGGGCAACCTGCTTCTGTTGAATGAGGCCTTGGCCAAGCATGAGAACTTCTTCATCCGCTGTGGCATCTTCCTCATCCTCGAGAAGCTCAAGATCATCACCTACCGGAACCTCTTCAAGAAAGT GTACCAACTGCTGAAGACTCACCAGTTACCCCTAGATGCCTTCCTGGTAGCTCTGAAAATGATGCAGGtggaagaggtggacattgacGAGGTGCAGTGTATCCTGGCCAACCTAATCTGCGAG gGTCACATCAAGGGCTACATCTCTCACCAGCACCAGAAACTGGTCGTCAGCAAGGCCAATCCATTCCCCCTGCTGTCATCATCTTCCTAA